TGATCGTATAGGCCGGAATCAGCGTGCCGCGCACGTTCACGCTGTCCTCGACGTTGTTGATTTGGCCCTCGAAGGTGATGCCGAGCGAGGAACCGAAAGCACGCCCCTGCTCGATTGTGGTAAAGGCATCCGTGACCGTGAAGGGGACATCGAGCCGTGTAAACTCGACGCCCTTTCCCCGCAATATATCTAGAATGCCGGTAAGCGAGGCGACGGAAAGTAATTTTGCCAGCAGCGGTGTATTAAGGGCCTGAAAGTTCTTCATCTTGATTCGCCCGCGCAAGGGCACTTCCGGCTCTTCGTCGTCGTGGAAGGTGCCGGAGATCACGAGCTCGCCCCCCTTCAGGTTACGCCGAATGCCGAACGCTTCGAGAACGGCGCCGCCGGCGTCCTTCGAAATTACCTCCAGTTTTCGCACCTTCCCTTCCGAACGGACGGCCAGCTTCATCGTGCCGCGTTTCTCGAACTCGCCATCCAGAAGGATGGAATTCCAGCGCTTCCCATCGTATTGCATGGAACCGATAAGCCGGTCGATCTGCTGGGCGGGACCGAGGCGGACGCGGTCGATGGCAACCGAAAGGCTGAGCGGAGGCAAGGCAACCCCTGACTTTTCGCGTTCAAGCAACTTCTCGGCATCGAATCCGCGACCGACCAGGTTGACGTTGAATCGCCCGCCCGGGTCGCGCACGGCTTTTCCCTGAATATCGGTGACGCCGAATTTCAAGCGATCGATGCTTGCCCGTTCGATCGTTTTACCGTCGCCGGCAAAAGCAAAGGTACCTTTCGCATCCAGGCCATCGGCGGTGATATCAAGTTCGCGGATACGCCGGATTTTTCCCTTCACGAAATCAATCTGGATGTTTCCCTTTCCGGGCCGTCCAGCGGGCTTCGTCCATGTAAACCCGGGTATGGCAAGGGCTGAATCTTCGAGATCGAGAGCGATTGCCAACGCGCCCTTGCCGCCTTTCGACGTATAGGTAAGGTTCGTTTCCGTAGGACCGGAAAGAAAAGGAGCGCCGGAGAATCCGAACGCCTCGCGCTGCGTTTCCTCAAGCCTGCCCTGTAGCGTGTAGCGACTGTCGAAGGCCGCCTTGCTGGAAAAATTTTCCTCCCAACTGACCTTGGCCGGGCCGCCGGCCACCTTCGCCTCACCGGCTACGGCAAGCGTCTCGCCTTCAAGCTTAAGCCGGAGATTGCCTTCCTTGAGATCCACCCCGGGAATAGCGTCCTTGAAGGAAAGCCTCCGAAGCTCGGCTTCGGCGGCAACCTCGACATCCTCCAGGCGCAGGTCGTTCAGCAAGGGAAACGCGATGTGCAACAGGATCGCCGCCTCGCCATCGAAGCGATCCACGGAAAGACCCATTTTTTGAAGGTAGCGAAGTTTTGGACGATCGAGCGTCTCCAGAGCGCCGCGAACCGGTCCCTCGGCGGCAAGGTCAATCTTGGCGTGTTCGTCGCCGTTTTCCAGCCCATAGAGGTGGAGGGTTCCCGACGTGACTTTCAGCCCTTCGTGAGCGCCTTCCGTCACTGCAAAATCCATATTCCCGAGATCGAAGGTCGCCGTCCCGCCAACCCCCGTAACGGACGGGAAACCCTCGGCGTATACAACGTCAATGCCGTAATATTCCAACGTGCCGCTGACGGCGCCAACCTGCAAGGCGGGGTCGCTTTTCGAGTCGATGACCGCCTGAAAATCGGCGCGCGCCTTTTCAACGGCGCCCCCGGAAAGGTGTCCCTCGATCCACATCCGCGCGTTTTCGGCCATTCCTTGCGGCCACAAACGCGGCAAGTGGTTCACCGGCACGTGACGGGCTTCGACGCTGCCCTCCAGCCGCCCGCCGTCTCCGGAACTCTGCAGGGACGCTGCAAGCGTCGGTCCGCCGAGATCGACAAAAAGCTCCTCGACACCAAACCGCTCGAAATCGCCACCCATCTTTCCCTTCAAACGCGCGGCGGCGATTTCAAGGCCTTCGTCATAAAAACCTGGAACGACGATTTCTCCCTTGCCGGTTGAAAGATCGAAACGGATTTCCTCGAGCCGCCCATCCGAAAAAAGGGAAAGATCTAGGTTGCCGCTGACCGGAAGCCGAAGGCCAGACACTTGGTCGAGAAGCGGCACCGCCATTGCGAACATGGCCGGCACGACATCGCGAATCTGTACGCTTACGCGAAAATTCTCGGCCGCATAGCCGTAGTTCACCTCGCCGGTGAAACGGGTGCGTATCGCATTCATCTCAAGCTCAATCGCGTAACTGCCGGAAACTCCCTCCTCCTCGCGGCGAA
The Pseudomonadota bacterium genome window above contains:
- a CDS encoding AsmA-like C-terminal domain-containing protein, whose product is MILRISRAFCKIIGFMAFGLIVAGLVFALRLSIAPIPLDFLKDNVEASLSAKDGSYRVRMDRLLLTWEGIVGGLGFAVVGAKVTDAENAVVGEIPKATMGLSFRALARGVLAPKRIAVQSPLFKLVRQLEDKAAPEGAAIGALVASFFKPSGTSDFLAYLKELRLIGADVRIEDQKLEISWWLPRVDLHLRREEEGVSGSYAIELEMNAIRTRFTGEVNYGYAAENFRVSVQIRDVVPAMFAMAVPLLDQVSGLRLPVSGNLDLSLFSDGRLEEIRFDLSTGKGEIVVPGFYDEGLEIAAARLKGKMGGDFERFGVEELFVDLGGPTLAASLQSSGDGGRLEGSVEARHVPVNHLPRLWPQGMAENARMWIEGHLSGGAVEKARADFQAVIDSKSDPALQVGAVSGTLEYYGIDVVYAEGFPSVTGVGGTATFDLGNMDFAVTEGAHEGLKVTSGTLHLYGLENGDEHAKIDLAAEGPVRGALETLDRPKLRYLQKMGLSVDRFDGEAAILLHIAFPLLNDLRLEDVEVAAEAELRRLSFKDAIPGVDLKEGNLRLKLEGETLAVAGEAKVAGGPAKVSWEENFSSKAAFDSRYTLQGRLEETQREAFGFSGAPFLSGPTETNLTYTSKGGKGALAIALDLEDSALAIPGFTWTKPAGRPGKGNIQIDFVKGKIRRIRELDITADGLDAKGTFAFAGDGKTIERASIDRLKFGVTDIQGKAVRDPGGRFNVNLVGRGFDAEKLLEREKSGVALPPLSLSVAIDRVRLGPAQQIDRLIGSMQYDGKRWNSILLDGEFEKRGTMKLAVRSEGKVRKLEVISKDAGGAVLEAFGIRRNLKGGELVISGTFHDDEEPEVPLRGRIKMKNFQALNTPLLAKLLSVASLTGILDILRGKGVEFTRLDVPFTVTDAFTTIEQGRAFGSSLGITFEGQINNVEDSVNVRGTLIPAYTINSVFGRIPLIGEILVGGEGQGVFAVSYKIEGPEEDPNVSINPLSALTPGFLRKFFDVFEEDTGTTPPPQPRSPLKPEPQP